Genomic segment of Myxococcus stipitatus:
CAGGGACAGCAGCTGAGGGGTCTTCAGGTAGACCTCGTAGTCCAGCTCCCCCCGGCCCACCCACTTCTTCAACAGGGGGTTGAAGAGAGGGGTATCCAATTCTTGCCGCAATTTTTCCGCGAAACTGTAACCGGGTGACGTGTGCATGGGGCCCTCCAGAAGGGTCGGGGTGGGCACTCGAAGATGAGGTGCGAAGGAGTTGTGCCTGTCGGTGACGGCGGACGTGACTCGCTACGGGATGCAGCGAGGAGGTGCGCCGAGCCTGGGACGGTTCAGGGCTCCCAGGCCCGGGAAGGACACAGCGACTTCAGGGGACAGCGGGTGGACGAGGCTTGAGTCGGAAGGTGCGCAGCCGGTTGGCGAGGTCCTCTCCCTGGACGCTCTTGGAGATGTATCCATCCGCGCCGGAGGCCAGTGCGAGCGAGCGCAGCTTGGACTCATCCGAGGCGGAGTAGAGGATGAACTTCGTCTTGGCGGAAGCGTACTGCCGGGCCAGGTTGACGACCTTGTCGCCCTTGAGGGCGGGGAAGTTGACGTCGATGAGGACGAAGTCCGGCTCCGATGCGCTGACCAGGTTGGAGACACCCAGGGCCGACGTGTGTGTCAGCACCTCGAAGCCGTAGCTGCTCAGCGAGCGCTGGACGAGGTCGAGCAGGTCCGGGTCATCGTCCACCACCAGGACGCGTGCTTTTTCTTCAGCCATGGCTTCTCCCTAGATGCTTGCGAATCATCTCGAGCAACTGGTCACGATCAAGGGGCTTGGTGAGGTACGCGGTGCAGCCCGCCGCGTGTGCTTTGTCTTGATACTCCCGCCCCGCATGCGCCGTCACCGCGATGACCGGCACGTTGGCCACGGAGGGCACCGCACGCAAGCGGCGTGTTGCCTCCCAACCATCCAGGCGCGGCAGGGACAGGTCCATCAAAATGAGGTCTGGATTGTCGCGCGTCGCGCGCTCCAGACCGTGTTCTCCATCCTCCGCCTCGATGACCTCGAACAATCCGCCGAGGTATCGCCGGACGATGTCCCGATTCTGGGCACTGTCTTCCACATACAAGATGCGCGGCAGCCTTCCCGCTGTCGCCGCGCGCTGTGACAACAGGAGGCCCTTGGCTTGAGCGATGACGTCCTCGAGCGCGTGGCCTCCCTTCTTCACGAAGCCCGCGAAGCCGTCTCGCAGGAGTGCTTCCTCATCGGACGTGAGCGACTTGCCGGTGAGCACGACGACAGGGACCTGGAGCTTCTCGGCGCGCAGGCGCCGCAGCACCTCGAAGCCATCCAGGTTGGGCATCATCAAATCCAGCACGACGAGCGACGGCGGAGACACCCGCGCCTTGAGCAGCGCGTCCTCGCCGTTGCGCGCCTCGGCGGTGCTGAAGCCGGCGCGGCGCAGGTTGCGGCTGACGAGCTCGCGCGTGGCCGCGTCGTCGTCCACCACCAGCACCTCGCCCACGCCGGCCGCGGTGCCGTTGGTGGGGCCCAGGCAGCGCTGCACCACCTCCACCAGCCGCTCCGGCTCCACGGGCTTGACCAGGTACTCGCACGCGCCCAGCGAGAAGCCGCGCGCGCGCTGCTCCTCCACGGAGATGAGGATGA
This window contains:
- a CDS encoding response regulator, whose product is MAEEKARVLVVDDDPDLLDLVQRSLSSYGFEVLTHTSALGVSNLVSASEPDFVLIDVNFPALKGDKVVNLARQYASAKTKFILYSASDESKLRSLALASGADGYISKSVQGEDLANRLRTFRLKPRPPAVP